One region of Prinia subflava isolate CZ2003 ecotype Zambia chromosome 6, Cam_Psub_1.2, whole genome shotgun sequence genomic DNA includes:
- the STK36 gene encoding serine/threonine-protein kinase 36 isoform X1, translated as MENYHVLEMIGEGSFGRVYKGRRKHSAQVVALKFIPKVGRSEKELKNLQREIEIVRGLHHPNIIQMLDSFETAKEVVVVTDYAEGELFQILEDDGSLPEDQVQTIAAQLISALYYLHSHRILHRDMKPQNILLGKNGVVKLCDFGFARAMSIHTMVLTSIKGTPLYMSPELVEERPYDHTADLWSVGCILYELFVGTPPFYTNSIFQLVSLIVKDPVKWPMTMSPVFKNFLQGLLMKDPHQRLSWPELLSHPFIAGRVTVIDDTEEHGISNPFTTKLSPELQALKEQQVHSMAPRSSQSRILRKAQQKMVEETQKKVEKSGQLKAGDASMKDSVNGHPTHKPRAASWKAATEEKEPLAASSEKSPCLLQGKSSIAEWEFEESPPNPGKRSLSRDCEWEFPGAGSLPQPGAGRAEPWGRQSIEAMDLESEELESDEEWQHLTEDTEPSAVQLSVPLSLLRDPAFHHHVQDRLADSAQQVLEGMLEGASHLRSVLRVMGNLLSTRCDDELLDRFCRELNVPLSLLCLAKHILESGVTKQQPWCIAVLTDLLMVTKVYFSNECILEGNGQKDSLQAIQESADCFLALLPELLAMPVDSEMRLCQQSLLCFTQLCESLDTTDPSISAHFYSRLQEEHQPLLHRLLQGSISEQPALRGGAVEGKSARDQSPCVADLFLAALAAACSIPLERNSCREAKQQVAQAVAEKLMEGESQQLARLLGRLEHPGCSLNVLKILYAACHACPNLCQHLGRSQPLWGSLMQLLKGEVPVVEVTQEAACEASLSLLALLTLQLQASPPRHEEVVTLAVDLITHSPVVSLVGAAAFLLAQLSQHGVALELKKEKILPVVTNVLTAPAEVWDGDREAGDPRIPHCGSVQRWAQKDASVMLLPSSPAPSSRLSPTLLQLQLPLPMGAGLYDGFFFILLKLLEQEDMVSEQGFASSELWSLVWHCVAVLLHVGTNRAALEGNPPPGAGHPMAEPDWNLLSPRGTLLFLSLALSVFTRESHQCLVQLTQSHGALMVTLKRLLSPGFLACLAQMQAGKDGDPEVVPDVVIQVCQLLSFPFALDVDKDTLTLIMEAVRDTQIPAQLLQVCACHLPFSFTELPMGLLCQFVVSDTQVIDQVVREAAASEHIVAFLKSVLFSDNIILTSDLLSLLTHVARASPEHLPFLQRILRDSDVAAQPLTYLLSHKQHLIRARTCNLLGNLLRHSFSPEQQSQPGWLERLLECLSDPESCVRRAATFAVGNAACHTSCPAGTLGRAVPTLTRLLSDTQAKTCCNAALALSNLGQRGAELRDLLVHNRVPDLLLQVTCQDPRKTVREGALEALRALSQHPGIQQVLLSLKATEKLAALAGVNPCSSSARHCELLFRRQCELLLRRLAALPGRAEPGQLPPRTGAER; from the exons ATGGAGAACTACCACGTGCTGGAAATGATCGGCGAGGGCTCCTTCGGGCGCGTGTACAAGGGGCGCCGGAAGCACAGCGCCCAG gtGGTGGCCTTGAAGTTCATCCCCAAGGTGGGGCGGTCTGAGAAGGAGCTGAAGAACCTGCAGCGGGAAATTGAGATTGTGAGAGGCCTCCATCACCCCAACATCATCCAGATGCTTGACAGCTTTGAGACTGCTAAGGAG GTGGTGGTAGTGACTGACTATGCAGAGGGAGAGCTCTTCCAGATCCTGGAGGATGATGGGAGTTTGCCTGAGGACCAG GTTCAGACCATAGCTGCCCAACTCATCTCTGCTCTCTATTACCTGCACTCCCACCGCATCCTGCACCGTGACATGAAACCCCAGAACATCCTGCTGGGCAAAAATGGTGTTGTCAAGCTCTGTGACTTTGG GTTTGCCCGTGCCATGAGCATCCACACCATGGTGCTGACGTCCATCAAGGGCACCCCGCTGTACATGTCCCCCGAGCTGGTGGAAGAACGGCCGTACGACCACACAGCAGACCTGTGGTCTGTGGGCTGCATCCTGTATGAGCTGTTTGTGGGCACTCCTCCCTTCTACACCAACAGCATCTTCCAGCTTGTCAGCCTCATCGTCAAGGACCCTGTCAAATGGCCCATGACCATGAGCCCAGTGTTCAAG aactTCCTTCAGGGATTACTAATGAAGGACCCCCACCAGCGCCTGTCATGGCCAGAGCTGCTTTCTCACCCCTTCATTGCTGGACGAGTTACTG TGATTGATGACACAGAAGAGCATGGGATTTCAAACCCCTTCACCACCaagctgtccccagagctgcaggctctgaAAGAGCAGCAAGTTCATTCCATggcccccaggagcagccagtcCAGGATCCTGAGAAAAGCCCAGCAGAAGATGGTTgaagagacacagaaaaaggTGGAGAAAAGT GGGCAACTGAAGGCAGGTGATGCATCTATGAAGGATTCTGTCAATGGACATCCCACGCATAAACCGAGAGCAGCATCGTGGAAGGCAGCCACTGAGGAGAAGGAGCCATTGGCTGCCTCCAGTGAGAAGAGTCCATGTCTCCTGCAAGGAAAGAGCAGCATAGCAGAGTGGGAGTTTGAGGAGTCTCCTCCTAACCCAGG GAAACGGAGCCTCTCTCGAGACTGTGAGTGGGAGTTTCCTGGAGCAGGTTCCCTTCCACAgcctggtgctggcagggcagagccctggggcaggcagagcattGAGGCCATGGACTTGGAGAGTGAG GAGCTGGAGAGCGATGAGGAGTGGCAGCACCTGACTGAGGACACTGAGCCCTCGGCCGTGCAGCTGAGCGTGCCTCTGAGCCTCCTGAGGGACCCGGCCTTCCATCACCATGTCCAGGACCGCCTAGCAGACTCTGCTCAGCAG GTGCTGGAAGGGATGCTGGAGGGAGCCTCTCATCTTCGTTCTGTGCTTCGTGTTATGGGCAACCTCCTGTCTACCCGCTGTGATGATGAGCTGCTGGACCGCTTCTGCCGAGAGCTGAAtgtgcctctgtccctgctctgtctggCCAAGCACATCCTGGAAAGTGGTGTCACCAAGCAG cagccctggtgtATCGCTGTGCTGACAGACCTCCTCATGGTGACCAAAGTTTATTTCAGCAATGAATGTATCCTGGAGGGGAATGGGCAGAAGGACAG CCTGCAGGCCATTCAGGAGAGTGCTGACTGcttcctggccctgctgccagagctgctggctaTGCCAGTCGACAGTGAGATGAGACTCTGCCAGCAAAGCCTCCTG TGCTTCACCCAGCTCTGTGAGAGCCTGGACACGACAGACCCCTCTATCTCTGCACACTTCTACAGCAGGCTGCAAGAGGAGCATCAGCCCCTGCTGCACAGACTCCTTCAGGGATCCATCTCAGAGCAGCCTGCTCTTCGAG gtggAGCAGTGGAGGGCAAGTCAGCCCGTGACCAGAGCCCATGTGTGGCAGACCTCTTCCTGGCTGCATTGGCTGCTGCATGCAGCATCCCCCTGGAGAGAAACAGCTGTCGGGAAGCCAAGCAGCAG GTTGCTCAAGCAGTAGCTGAAAAGCTTATGGAAGGAGAGAGCCAGCAGCTTGCAAGACTGCTGGGGAGACTGGAGCACCCAGGCTGCTCCTTGAATGTCCTGAAG ATCCTCTACGCTGCCTGCCATGCCTGCCCAAACCTGTGCCAGCACCTGGGAAGGAGCCAACCACTGTGGGGTTCCCTCATGCAGCTGTTGAAGGGTGAG GTCCCTGTGGTTGAGGTGACTCAGGAGGCAGCCTGTGAAgcctctctgtccctgctggccctgctcacCCTGCAGCTTCAGGCATCCCCTCCCAG GCATGAGGAGGTGGTTACCCTGGCTGTGGATCTCATCACCCACTCTCCTGTTGTGTCCCTTGTG GGTGCTGCAGCATTtctcctggcccagctcagTCAGCATGGGGTGGCTTTGGAgctcaagaaagaaaagatccTACCAGTGGTAACAAATGTGCTAACAGCACCTGCTGAGGtatgggatggggacagagaaGCTGGGGATCCACGCATCCCCCACTGTGGAAGTGTGCAAAGATGGGCTCAGAAGGATGCAAGTGTGATGCTGCTGCCCTCAAGCCCAGCACCTAGCTCCAGACTGTCTCCCACTCTCttacagctgcagctccccctgccTATGGGTGCTGGTCTCTATGATGGGTTCTTTTTCATCCTGCTGAAACTCCTCGAACAG GAGGATATGGTCTCGGAGCAAGGCTTTGCTTCCTCAGAGCTATGGAGCCTGGTCTGGCATTGTGTTGCTGTGTTACTTCATGTGGGCACCAacagggcagcactggagggAAACCCACCTCCAGGTGCTGGTCATCCCATGGCAGAGCCAGACTGGAACCTCCTCTCCCCTCGAG GAACCCTGTTATTCCTCAGCCTGGCCCTCAGCGTCTTCACTCGTGAGTCCCACCAGTGTCTGGTTCAGCTCACCCAATCCCATGGTGCCCTCATGGTGACACTGAAGAGACTGCTGTCCCCTGGCTTTCTGGCATGCCTGGCACAGAT GCAAGCAGGAAAGGATGGGGACCCTGAGGTTGTCCCAGATGTGGTCATCCAGGTCTGCCAgctcctctctttcccttttgCCCTGGATGTGGATAAAGACACCTTAACACTGATCATGGAGGCTGTGAGAGATACCCAGAtacctgcccagctgctgcag GTCTGCGCCTGCCATCTGCCCTTCTCATTCACCGAGCTCCCAATGGGCCTCTTGTGCCAATTTGTGGTGTCTGATACACAGGTCATAGACCAAGTGgtgagagaagctgctgcctcgGAGCACATTGTTGCCTTCTTGAAGTCTGTCTTGTTCTCAGACAACATCATACTCACAAGTGACCTCCTGTCTCTCTTGACCCACGTGGCCCGGGCCTCTCCAGAGCACCTGCCCTTTCTCCAGAGGATCCTAAGGGACTCAGATGTGGCTGCCCAGCCACTGACCTACCTGCTCAGCCACAAGCAACACCTGATACGGGCCAGAACCTGCAACTTGCTGGGCAACCTGCTCCGCCACAGCttttccccagagcagcagagccagcccggttggctggagaggctgctggagTGCCTGTCGGACCCGGAGAGCTGCGTGCGCAGGGCAGCCACCTTTGCAGTGGGCAACGCTGCCTGCCACACGTCTTGCCCGGCGGGgaccctgggcagggctgtgcccacgCTGACCCGGCTGCTGAGCGACACGCAGGCCAAAACGTGCTGCAACGCGGCCCTGGCCCTCAGCAACCTGGGCCAGCGCGGGGCGGAGCTGCGGGACCTGCTGGTCCACAACAGAGTCCCCgacctcctgctgcaggtgaccTGCCAGGACCCGCGGAAGACCGTGCGGGAGGGAGCCCTCGAGGCACTGCGAGCCCTCAGCCAGCACCCCGGGATCCAGCAG gtcctgctgtccctcaaAGCCACCGAGAAGCTGGCCGCGCTGGCCGGCGTCAATCCCTGCTCGTCTTCTGCCCGGCACTGCGAGCTGCTCTTCCGCCGCCAGTGCGAGCTGCTCCTCCGCCGCCTCGCAGCTCTGCCGGGCCGCGCCGAGCCCGGCCAGCTGCCGCCGCGTACCGGCGCTGAGCGGTGA
- the STK36 gene encoding serine/threonine-protein kinase 36 isoform X3 encodes MENYHVLEMIGEGSFGRVYKGRRKHSAQVVALKFIPKVGRSEKELKNLQREIEIVRGLHHPNIIQMLDSFETAKEVVVVTDYAEGELFQILEDDGSLPEDQVQTIAAQLISALYYLHSHRILHRDMKPQNILLGKNGVVKLCDFGFARAMSIHTMVLTSIKGTPLYMSPELVEERPYDHTADLWSVGCILYELFVGTPPFYTNSIFQLVSLIVKDPVKWPMTMSPVFKNFLQGLLMKDPHQRLSWPELLSHPFIAGRVTVIDDTEEHGISNPFTTKLSPELQALKEQQVHSMAPRSSQSRILRKAQQKMVEETQKKVEKSGQLKAGDASMKDSVNGHPTHKPRAASWKAATEEKEPLAASSEKSPCLLQGKSSIAEWEFEESPPNPGKRSLSRDCEWEFPGAGSLPQPGAGRAEPWGRQSIEAMDLESEELESDEEWQHLTEDTEPSAVQLSVPLSLLRDPAFHHHVQDRLADSAQQVLEGMLEGASHLRSVLRVMGNLLSTRCDDELLDRFCRELNVPLSLLCLAKHILESGVTKQQPWCIAVLTDLLMVTKVYFSNECILEGNGQKDSLQAIQESADCFLALLPELLAMPVDSEMRLCQQSLLCFTQLCESLDTTDPSISAHFYSRLQEEHQPLLHRLLQGSISEQPALRGGAVEGKSARDQSPCVADLFLAALAAACSIPLERNSCREAKQQVAQAVAEKLMEGESQQLARLLGRLEHPGCSLNVLKILYAACHACPNLCQHLGRSQPLWGSLMQLLKGEVPVVEVTQEAACEASLSLLALLTLQLQASPPRHEEVVTLAVDLITHSPVVSLVGAAAFLLAQLSQHGVALELKKEKILPVVTNVLTAPAEVWDGDREAGDPRIPHCGSVQRWAQKDASVMLLPSSPAPSSRLSPTLLQLQLPLPMGAGLYDGFFFILLKLLEQEDMVSEQGFASSELWSLVWHCVAVLLHVGTNRAALEGNPPPGAGHPMAEPDWNLLSPRGTLLFLSLALSVFTRESHQCLVQLTQSHGALMVTLKRLLSPGFLACLAQMQAGKDGDPEVVPDVVIQVCQLLSFPFALDVDKDTLTLIMEAVRDTQIPAQLLQVIDQVVREAAASEHIVAFLKSVLFSDNIILTSDLLSLLTHVARASPEHLPFLQRILRDSDVAAQPLTYLLSHKQHLIRARTCNLLGNLLRHSFSPEQQSQPGWLERLLECLSDPESCVRRAATFAVGNAACHTSCPAGTLGRAVPTLTRLLSDTQAKTCCNAALALSNLGQRGAELRDLLVHNRVPDLLLQVTCQDPRKTVREGALEALRALSQHPGIQQVLLSLKATEKLAALAGVNPCSSSARHCELLFRRQCELLLRRLAALPGRAEPGQLPPRTGAER; translated from the exons ATGGAGAACTACCACGTGCTGGAAATGATCGGCGAGGGCTCCTTCGGGCGCGTGTACAAGGGGCGCCGGAAGCACAGCGCCCAG gtGGTGGCCTTGAAGTTCATCCCCAAGGTGGGGCGGTCTGAGAAGGAGCTGAAGAACCTGCAGCGGGAAATTGAGATTGTGAGAGGCCTCCATCACCCCAACATCATCCAGATGCTTGACAGCTTTGAGACTGCTAAGGAG GTGGTGGTAGTGACTGACTATGCAGAGGGAGAGCTCTTCCAGATCCTGGAGGATGATGGGAGTTTGCCTGAGGACCAG GTTCAGACCATAGCTGCCCAACTCATCTCTGCTCTCTATTACCTGCACTCCCACCGCATCCTGCACCGTGACATGAAACCCCAGAACATCCTGCTGGGCAAAAATGGTGTTGTCAAGCTCTGTGACTTTGG GTTTGCCCGTGCCATGAGCATCCACACCATGGTGCTGACGTCCATCAAGGGCACCCCGCTGTACATGTCCCCCGAGCTGGTGGAAGAACGGCCGTACGACCACACAGCAGACCTGTGGTCTGTGGGCTGCATCCTGTATGAGCTGTTTGTGGGCACTCCTCCCTTCTACACCAACAGCATCTTCCAGCTTGTCAGCCTCATCGTCAAGGACCCTGTCAAATGGCCCATGACCATGAGCCCAGTGTTCAAG aactTCCTTCAGGGATTACTAATGAAGGACCCCCACCAGCGCCTGTCATGGCCAGAGCTGCTTTCTCACCCCTTCATTGCTGGACGAGTTACTG TGATTGATGACACAGAAGAGCATGGGATTTCAAACCCCTTCACCACCaagctgtccccagagctgcaggctctgaAAGAGCAGCAAGTTCATTCCATggcccccaggagcagccagtcCAGGATCCTGAGAAAAGCCCAGCAGAAGATGGTTgaagagacacagaaaaaggTGGAGAAAAGT GGGCAACTGAAGGCAGGTGATGCATCTATGAAGGATTCTGTCAATGGACATCCCACGCATAAACCGAGAGCAGCATCGTGGAAGGCAGCCACTGAGGAGAAGGAGCCATTGGCTGCCTCCAGTGAGAAGAGTCCATGTCTCCTGCAAGGAAAGAGCAGCATAGCAGAGTGGGAGTTTGAGGAGTCTCCTCCTAACCCAGG GAAACGGAGCCTCTCTCGAGACTGTGAGTGGGAGTTTCCTGGAGCAGGTTCCCTTCCACAgcctggtgctggcagggcagagccctggggcaggcagagcattGAGGCCATGGACTTGGAGAGTGAG GAGCTGGAGAGCGATGAGGAGTGGCAGCACCTGACTGAGGACACTGAGCCCTCGGCCGTGCAGCTGAGCGTGCCTCTGAGCCTCCTGAGGGACCCGGCCTTCCATCACCATGTCCAGGACCGCCTAGCAGACTCTGCTCAGCAG GTGCTGGAAGGGATGCTGGAGGGAGCCTCTCATCTTCGTTCTGTGCTTCGTGTTATGGGCAACCTCCTGTCTACCCGCTGTGATGATGAGCTGCTGGACCGCTTCTGCCGAGAGCTGAAtgtgcctctgtccctgctctgtctggCCAAGCACATCCTGGAAAGTGGTGTCACCAAGCAG cagccctggtgtATCGCTGTGCTGACAGACCTCCTCATGGTGACCAAAGTTTATTTCAGCAATGAATGTATCCTGGAGGGGAATGGGCAGAAGGACAG CCTGCAGGCCATTCAGGAGAGTGCTGACTGcttcctggccctgctgccagagctgctggctaTGCCAGTCGACAGTGAGATGAGACTCTGCCAGCAAAGCCTCCTG TGCTTCACCCAGCTCTGTGAGAGCCTGGACACGACAGACCCCTCTATCTCTGCACACTTCTACAGCAGGCTGCAAGAGGAGCATCAGCCCCTGCTGCACAGACTCCTTCAGGGATCCATCTCAGAGCAGCCTGCTCTTCGAG gtggAGCAGTGGAGGGCAAGTCAGCCCGTGACCAGAGCCCATGTGTGGCAGACCTCTTCCTGGCTGCATTGGCTGCTGCATGCAGCATCCCCCTGGAGAGAAACAGCTGTCGGGAAGCCAAGCAGCAG GTTGCTCAAGCAGTAGCTGAAAAGCTTATGGAAGGAGAGAGCCAGCAGCTTGCAAGACTGCTGGGGAGACTGGAGCACCCAGGCTGCTCCTTGAATGTCCTGAAG ATCCTCTACGCTGCCTGCCATGCCTGCCCAAACCTGTGCCAGCACCTGGGAAGGAGCCAACCACTGTGGGGTTCCCTCATGCAGCTGTTGAAGGGTGAG GTCCCTGTGGTTGAGGTGACTCAGGAGGCAGCCTGTGAAgcctctctgtccctgctggccctgctcacCCTGCAGCTTCAGGCATCCCCTCCCAG GCATGAGGAGGTGGTTACCCTGGCTGTGGATCTCATCACCCACTCTCCTGTTGTGTCCCTTGTG GGTGCTGCAGCATTtctcctggcccagctcagTCAGCATGGGGTGGCTTTGGAgctcaagaaagaaaagatccTACCAGTGGTAACAAATGTGCTAACAGCACCTGCTGAGGtatgggatggggacagagaaGCTGGGGATCCACGCATCCCCCACTGTGGAAGTGTGCAAAGATGGGCTCAGAAGGATGCAAGTGTGATGCTGCTGCCCTCAAGCCCAGCACCTAGCTCCAGACTGTCTCCCACTCTCttacagctgcagctccccctgccTATGGGTGCTGGTCTCTATGATGGGTTCTTTTTCATCCTGCTGAAACTCCTCGAACAG GAGGATATGGTCTCGGAGCAAGGCTTTGCTTCCTCAGAGCTATGGAGCCTGGTCTGGCATTGTGTTGCTGTGTTACTTCATGTGGGCACCAacagggcagcactggagggAAACCCACCTCCAGGTGCTGGTCATCCCATGGCAGAGCCAGACTGGAACCTCCTCTCCCCTCGAG GAACCCTGTTATTCCTCAGCCTGGCCCTCAGCGTCTTCACTCGTGAGTCCCACCAGTGTCTGGTTCAGCTCACCCAATCCCATGGTGCCCTCATGGTGACACTGAAGAGACTGCTGTCCCCTGGCTTTCTGGCATGCCTGGCACAGAT GCAAGCAGGAAAGGATGGGGACCCTGAGGTTGTCCCAGATGTGGTCATCCAGGTCTGCCAgctcctctctttcccttttgCCCTGGATGTGGATAAAGACACCTTAACACTGATCATGGAGGCTGTGAGAGATACCCAGAtacctgcccagctgctgcag GTCATAGACCAAGTGgtgagagaagctgctgcctcgGAGCACATTGTTGCCTTCTTGAAGTCTGTCTTGTTCTCAGACAACATCATACTCACAAGTGACCTCCTGTCTCTCTTGACCCACGTGGCCCGGGCCTCTCCAGAGCACCTGCCCTTTCTCCAGAGGATCCTAAGGGACTCAGATGTGGCTGCCCAGCCACTGACCTACCTGCTCAGCCACAAGCAACACCTGATACGGGCCAGAACCTGCAACTTGCTGGGCAACCTGCTCCGCCACAGCttttccccagagcagcagagccagcccggttggctggagaggctgctggagTGCCTGTCGGACCCGGAGAGCTGCGTGCGCAGGGCAGCCACCTTTGCAGTGGGCAACGCTGCCTGCCACACGTCTTGCCCGGCGGGgaccctgggcagggctgtgcccacgCTGACCCGGCTGCTGAGCGACACGCAGGCCAAAACGTGCTGCAACGCGGCCCTGGCCCTCAGCAACCTGGGCCAGCGCGGGGCGGAGCTGCGGGACCTGCTGGTCCACAACAGAGTCCCCgacctcctgctgcaggtgaccTGCCAGGACCCGCGGAAGACCGTGCGGGAGGGAGCCCTCGAGGCACTGCGAGCCCTCAGCCAGCACCCCGGGATCCAGCAG gtcctgctgtccctcaaAGCCACCGAGAAGCTGGCCGCGCTGGCCGGCGTCAATCCCTGCTCGTCTTCTGCCCGGCACTGCGAGCTGCTCTTCCGCCGCCAGTGCGAGCTGCTCCTCCGCCGCCTCGCAGCTCTGCCGGGCCGCGCCGAGCCCGGCCAGCTGCCGCCGCGTACCGGCGCTGAGCGGTGA